A window from Solanum stenotomum isolate F172 chromosome 5, ASM1918654v1, whole genome shotgun sequence encodes these proteins:
- the LOC125864106 gene encoding uncharacterized protein LOC125864106 — MVGDEQFNGEKFQGDLKQILNEKRGLENIDQSIDNNTRVADANNNEIAMVEAIKNNGDRVVETCVQDDTLVLGANDGVTSDSVVPVINLESDLALNPKLPTAGVLSGKDPSLATIEDSCQTNKVQQCEENLDQIVESAGGTYDHDFTLKDNDEGGWTEVPSKTFSPGNTKLQQLDCTNPPRKEQTINCEDEVSKKIVCSNIFDALMINFDQELYVLSTPILQVSNLETTRIIKESHATMLNKENPMSKPHIQSISKRNDTSLVKETSDSRWADLVEEEEHALARSKLSPQAPIFVPSSKENPSMTVTIDKSKKILTITTKVLEKSHEPEAEVSRLSPTTTYDSDLGSEMFDEDDMLDILFDKVAKVGDLLPRQQRSGSNKNKKKTHERQHSWDGKVTKEFILRHLPMRLAKQNHMTVSTTTRYSKSKKK; from the coding sequence ATGGTTGGAGATGAACAATTCAATGGTGAGAAATTTCAAGGTGAtttgaaacaaattttaaatgagAAGAGGGGACTAGAAAACATAGATCAAAGTATTGATAATAATACTCGAGTTGCAGAtgcaaataataatgaaatagcAATGGTGGAAGCCATTAAAAATAATGGAGATCGAGTAGTTGAAACTTGTGTTCAAGATGATACTTTGGTTTTGGGTGCAAATGATGGTGTTACTAGTGATTCGGTGGTTCCTGTGATTAATTTGGAGTCTGATCTAGCTTTGAATCCTAAACTACCTACTGCTGGTGTTTTATCTGGGAAAGATCCTAGTTTGGCTACGATTGAAGATTCTTGCCAGACTAATAAGGTGCAGCAATGTGAAGAGAATTTGGATCAAATTGTTGAATCTGCAGGTGGTACATATGATCATGACTTCACTTTGAAGGACAATGATGAAGGAGGCTGGACTGAAGTACCAAGCAAAACATTTTCTCCAGGTAACACCAAACTACAACAACTAGATTGCACTAACCCACCACGCAAGGAGCAAACGATAAATTGTGAAGATGAAGTATCAAAGAAAATTGTGTGCTCTAATATCTTTGATGCCCTAATGATCAATTTTGATCAAGAGCTCTATGTTTTGTCCACTCcaattcttcaagtttctaatcTAGAAACTACTAGAATAATCAAAGAGTCACATGCCACAATGTTGAATAAAGAAAACCCAATGAGCAAACCACATATACAGTCAATCTCCAAAAGGAATGATACGAGTTTGGTGAAGGAAACAAGTGATTCTAGATGGGCAGAtttagttgaggaagaggagcaTGCACTTGCAAGGAGTAAGTTAAGTCCTCAAGCACCCATATTTGTGCCTTCAAGTAAGGAAAATCCATCTATGACAGTGACAATTGATAAGTCCAAAAAGATCTTAACCATTACCACCAAGGTATTGGAAAAAAGCCATGAGCCAGAAGCTGAAGTTTCAAGACTTAGTCCAACTACAACTTATGATAGTGACTTAGGCAGTGAAATGTTTGACGAGGATGATATGCTAGACATATTATTTGATAAGGTAGCCAAGGTTGGAGATCTCTTGCCCAGGcaacaaagaagtggaagcaacaaaaacaaaaagaagacacATGAAAGGCAACATAGTTGGGATGGTAAGGTGACTAAAGAATTTATTCTAAGGCACCTACCAATGCGACTAGCAAAGCAAAATCATATGACAGTTTCAACAACAACACGATACAGTAAATCCAAAAAGAAATGA